DNA from Rosa rugosa chromosome 6, drRosRugo1.1, whole genome shotgun sequence:
TAACCGGCCCAAATAATAATGATTGACTTCAAAACCAAATGATATAACTTATAAAACATCACTGCATGTATACAGTAGCTAGCTGATCACAGATTAAATTTTGCATGTCCTGCAGATTGCACTGTAGTACAAAAATACCGGCGTACCAAGTTACACAGTGGGGGTTGTCTATGGTACAAAAGAAACTAATTAACCTTAGTTGAATATGGTCTTGATCATCATTCCTTACCATACTTGGTTTTGTATGGTTCCAGAAAAGATTGGCGCTGCAGCTGACCCAATTTCAAGTAACTAGATAAGCGAGCTAGCTACGAAACCAAAACTGAATAAGAAACTATGCAATGCTATCTTTGTTCAATTTTATACTGTCCTTTGGTAAGTCAACAATATATAAACTAATTAGATGATACACAAGTAGATGAAATCAAATGTCCATCACATCCTTCTGAAGAATTCAAAAACAGAAGAAGCTTCAAATTCTAATGCTGCCTGTAAGCTCTCTTCTaaaactctcactctctcctatCATTCTCTGCTTTTGTTAGCCAAACACCTTGAACTTGAAAGACACCCCACATCAAAAGTACTTTAATTAATTGACAAAGAGTGAATGAAACAAGCAATTTCGTTTACAACTTTAACCCTGTGACAATTCACTATCCCAAGTTCCCAACCAGACTACACTGCATAAGTCAATTAACCAATGGTATCATATCGCAGCCAGCCTCCAATAAACAACTAATTATTTAAACTCCATACATTAAACAAGGTCTAGAGTTGGGGAAGTAATGACAAGAATTTATCCTGATGAACTGGTTCCACCTCTTTCACCTTGCCCTTCAAATGATTTAGTGACTGTTTCTGCTACTCAGGTACTATATATAGCTAGAAGAAGTTGAGGATATCTGAGAAGATGCAATTTGAGATTGGTATTGAGGTTGAGGCAGTTCTGGATCATTATGCATGTCATGTGGAAGTTCCGGCAATGGTGCTTCATGCTGAATAACCTTCATCACCTGTCCTGCTTTGggtctttccttgttgttgggGTGAGTACACCATAGTCCAACAATCAACAAGCATTTTATTTCATTTCTATCATAATTCATTTCTAATCTTTCATCAGCTGCGTCCAGAATATTTCCTGCAAGGAACAACTGCCAAACCCACCTAAAGAGTGGCACGTGATATTCACCGTCCTGATAAGTCTTCCTTCCACAAGCAATTTCCAAGGCTAAAACTCCAAAACTAAACATGTCAGATTCCTTACTAGCCCTCCCTTCAGTAGCATATTCCGGGGCCATGTATCCAAAAGTCCCTACCACCCCTCTTGTCTGAGACCTCAAGCGGGGATCCACGAGCTTAGCGATACCGAAATCACCAAGCTTAGTGCTGAAGTCATCATCCAACAGTACGTTAGCTGGTTTGATATCCCTATGAAGTACACACTGCTCTGCATCTTCATGTAGATAGTGAAGGGCTGAGGCCAAGCCCAAAGCTATCTTGTACCTGTTGTCCCATTGCAGGGTTGTTCTGTTGCCAAATAGATGCGTGTCGAGGCTGGTGTTAGGCATATATGCATAAACAAGTAAGCATTCCCCTTGCTCATGACACCACCCAATGAACTGCACCAGGTTTCGATGGATTAAGCGGCTGATGATTTTGACTTCATTGATGAAGACTTTCTCATCTTGTTGATCAGATCTTGCAAAGATTCTCTTCACGGCAACTGTGCAGCCTCCAAGGTCTTGTAGGAGTCCTTTATATACTTGTCCCGACCCTCCTTGGCCTAGGCTTCTATCGTCTGCAAACCCGTTGGTGGCAGCAAACAATTCTTGGTAAGCAAATCGTTTTGGAAAGGCTAGCCAGTCAAGATCAGAGACTTCGGCGGAGTACTTGTTTCTCCGATTCCATAATACCATCAACCAAAATATGACCGCACCAAGCGTCAAAATGAAGCCAGGTACTGCAATGACCAATATCAATaatatctttttctttcccTTGCTTTCGGCTCTTCTAATATCGTTATCCAACAAAGTCGAATTAAACGCCCATGAATTTAAAGAATACAACCCATATAAATATCTGGACgaagcagaaaaaccaattgtgACATTTTCGGGGAGAATCTTTCTCAAGTCAACATGGTAAGTAAGGGAAGAAGTAGTATTGCCTGGAAAAACGGGGTTTGTGTTTTCCTTGAATGTCCAAAACACAGTAAGGTTGTTGGCAGTAGCGTTGTAAGTAATCCATGCATTACCAATCTTCCCGATGATGTTACTGGCATTCCAATTGGCGTACATCACCGAAGAGATTTCATTGATGTTTATCCCAATATGCGGCCAGGCTGGATCCCAACCATCATCCTTGTCTCCCCAGGTGTCGAACTCTACGGTTACAATCTTGTTTCTGGAAAAGAGATTAAAATTGGTGGTGGTGTTGAATAATCCCAGTTCACCACCGCCAGAGTTGGGTGGAATACCGTAGCCAACAGGAGCAAGGTAAAAGGCAAATCCATCGCTGAAGTTCGAGTAACCAGAGTCGACCACGAAAGTGAAATGAGTAGTGAAGTCTGCTAGTGACCCAGTAGCAGTGTCCCATAGATGCAAAGGCTCTTCATACGTAGCATGTCCAGTACTACCGACATTAGTGGCTGTGTTGAGCTCAATCACTCCGGATGAAAACTTGGCATCACCTTCACAGACAACTCCATTTCCACTCTGGTCGAACTGATCTATACTGAAGGAGAGTGGATGAGCAAAGTGAGAGAAGAAATTGATGAAAATAATTAGGAAGAAAATATTGCACAAGCAGATTGCTTGCGTACTGCTGCTTCTGCTTTCAGACATCATAGCTTCAGTCAAGCAAGAAATGATGAGTGCTTGCGACAATGAAGcctttgatttttttctttttttggcttGAAACCAGGAACTAAGAGAGGTAACCTTAAGTCCTTAACCCATCGAAATCTAGGatttattgaaaaaagaaagaaagcgacAAGAGGAGGGGGACAAAGAAACCCGGCAGACCAATTGGTCCCTATTACAATAAGCATGGGGAAAGAAATCCCGCCACCttaattaattatgtattataGCTTCTTTATTAATGCCGAGTTCAGATCAGACAAAAAGAATCATTAATTAATTCTTGGTTATGAGAGGAGGGCCGGCCTTGACTTTGTAGGGGCTGAGGCAAACTAAAAATCTAAACCGCCCTGATATTTCCACAAGGGATTTGGATGTCACCTTCTTGATTCTTCTTCACCATTGGTTGTGGAAAATTCTTCTACTATACACTGACGGACTTCATATTTAACAGATCTCAACCGTTAATATATGTGAGTCCTACAAAATATTTAAGGTGCTAAAATGAAATTATTTGAAATTTAATTTGTAATCTTGGTAATTGCCAAGGACACTCgggaatatttttttaattttttgaaagGTGCAATTTTTAATCTAAAAGTTCAATAATAAATTAAGTGATGCAAAGAGTTCGTGGAATATTTGGGAAATTTTTCAGACACTTGAGGTAttggttatgattttttgaagttTTGGGATTATAGAAATTAACTATTGAAAAAAACCAAATAGAGCAATGCGATCTCAGCCATTAGTTTcaagtatatatatagacaGCAGATTTGATCTAACGAATCAGAAAGCTCTAAAAGTTTAGTGAGCTCGAGACCCATTTGGAGACCCGACAACCCGAGCGGTACCCCGACTAGACTTTCTTCGTCCGGCAACGATAGGGCTGCACAACGGTGCCGTTCGGTCCGTATCGCCAACGCCAACGTGCCTTTGGTCACGGTTCGTCCATGCGTGGAGCGAGGAGAGAGATTCGAGGCTCAAAATTTTCTGTGTGTTCCTGCGGTTTCTACGctttttccggcgactccgATGACCTTCGACGATGCATGAGGTATGAAAATTGATCTCCACTTCATGCTTTATACGTtggtgtaattttttttttcaatttaatcaaGTTTTGATCGAATTGGTATTTGGGTTGATTTCGGCATTGACGCGGTTACTGTGTTAGAAACTTGTAACCCTAGACTTTACTCAACACACTCTGGAGCTCAAAGCCTCTAAATCTTTATTGAATGAATAACAGTTGGTTTTATACTAGCCAGGCAATACATGAATGATAACAAAATAACAACCACGTTTACAAACCCTAATAACGTGGAGCATTAGTTGGAGAATAATTCAAACCTAATCTAAACCCTAATGACTAGGGCTTTATTAACAGAATAACAATAAACCCTATAATAAATGAGACTAAGTCATAGTGACTTAACTAACAAGAAACCCTAACAAATCCTCCCTTAAACTGAACTGCTATCTGCAGTCAGTTTACACACACCAAGTTGATCTCTCATCTTCAAGAACACTTCCAGCTTCAAGGGCTTAGTCATCACATCAGCAACTTGATCTTTTGAACCACAATGCACTAATTCAACTACTCCATCTTTCGATAAGTCACGAAGAAAATGGAATCTGACATCAATGTGTTTACTCTTACCATGCATGACTGGATTCTTTGACAACTTAATGGCTGAGCTATTATCACAAAAGATGGTGGTACACTTACTTGGTTTGTGATCAAGCTTTTCAAGAATTCTCTGCATCCACACACACTGACATGCACAGGAGGCTGCAGCAATGAACTCAGCCTCCGTGGTAGAGAGTGTGACCACTGGTTGTTTCTTTGAGGACCAAGCCACTGCACCGAAACTCAATAGAAATACATAGCATGAGGTGCTCTTCCGATCGTCAATGTCTCCGGCGTAATCACTATCGGAGAAAGCCAGCAAACTTCCATCTCCACCTTTCTTGTATCGAATCCCTAGCTCAACTGTACCTTTTAAGTATCTCAAAACTCTCTTCACAGCTTGATGATGCAAGTCAGTAGGCCTTTCCATAAAACGACTAATTAAGCTTACCACATACATCAAGTCGGGCCTGGTGGCCGTTAGATACATGAGGCTGCCCACCATTTGTTTATAAGCTGTGGCATCAATACATGCACCTCCTTCATCCTTCACAAGCTTGGAACCTGGCACGATCGGGTTTTTCACAGGATTGCAGCGTTCCATGCCAAACCTTTCTAGCACTTCGTTAGCATACTTCTTCTGGTTAATGAAAATCCCATCAGAGCTTTGAATAACCTCCACACCTAGGAAATACCTCATTTTTCCAAGGTCTGTCATATCGAAGTGCTGCTTCATGGAGTCTTTAAATCTCTCAAACATAGCCTCATCATTTCCTGTGAAGATAAGATCATCAACATACAAACTTACCACTAGAAGCTTCCCACCTTCTTCAGTCTTAATAAACAATGTGTGTTCACTAGGACATCGCTCAAACCCTTCAGCAGTGAAGTAAGACTCTATTTTGTTGTACCAAGCTTGAGGAGCTTGTTTGAGTTCGTATAGGGCCTTTTTTAGTCTGTACACCTTGTCTTCTTCACCCTTCTTTTCATACCCCAGAGGTTGATCAATGTACACTTCCTCATTGAGTTCACCGTGCAAAAATGTACTCTTCACATCAAGTTGGTACACACTCCATCCCTTGTGTGCTGCAAGAGCTAAGATCATTCGAATAGTATCCCATCGAGCTACAGGGGCAAACACTTCGTTGTAATCAATCCCATGCTGCTGAGTGTAGCCCTTGGCTACAAGCCGGGCTTTATACTTGTCAACCTCCCCATTCTCGTTCAACTTGGTCTTATATAGCCACTTTACTCCTATTCTCTTTGCTCCTTCTGGTAATGAACATAACTCCCAGGTGCCATTCTTCTCGATGGCTTCAATTTCACACTCCATAGCATCTCTCCATTTTAGACTATTGATTGCATCTTCAAAGAACACAGGATCAGCTGATGAGGTGTACATCACTAGGTTTTCTTCCCCCTCGGATAAACCTTCTCCGCTCACATAATCCTCCATCCATGGAGGTGTTCTTCGTGTCCTCCCTTGAACTGGACTAGATGGTGAATCTGACTCATTAGGTGAAGTTCCTGAGGCATCACCTCCTTCTTCAATCACATTTTCTTCTTCGATATTCTGCTCCCCTGcatcactttcttcttcttgttcacttccctccatctcatcttcatctcccCATTCTAGTACATCACTCTTGCTACCTCTATTAGCTGCATCCCAATTCCACCTCTCATCTTCCTCGAACACCACATCCCTACTTATCACTATTTTCTTCAACACTGGATCATACAATCTATAGGCTTTTGACTCCTCACTTAAGCCTAAGAAGACACATTTAGAGCTCTTGTCATCGAGTTTTTGTCTCTTGTTGTCAGGAACATGTACATGCCCTACACACCCAAACACTCTTAGGTGAGCTACTGAAGGCTTGTACCCACACCATGCTTCCTCTGGGGTCATATCCTTCACTGCAACTGTAGGACATCTGTTGAGAACATGGACTGCCCAATTGACTGCCTCCGGCCAGAATTCCCTTGGAACTTGCTTCTCTGCTAACATGCATCGTACCATATTCATAATGGTACGATTTCTTCTCTCTGCcaccccattttgttgtggGGTGTAGGCTGCAGTGAGTTGTCTTCCAATCCCATTTGAGCTACAGAACCTGTTGAACTCCTGTGAAGTGAATTCACCTCCTCTATTGGTACGAAGACAACATATGAAGCTTCCTGTCTCTTTCTCAACTAAGCTCTTGAATTTTTTGAACATGACAAAAGCTTCTGACTTGGCATTCAAGAAGAAAGACCATACTTTTCTGCTATAATCATCGATAAAAGTAATTAGGTACCTCTTTTGGCTGTTGGACTCAGGTGTAATTGGACCGCAAATGTCTGCATGAACTAGCTGTAATCTTTGTGATGCTCTCCACAAACTTTTCTTTGGAATAGCTTCACGGTGCTGCTTGCCTACCATGCAGCTGGTGCACACCTTTGTGGAAGCATTAAGTGATGGCAGCCCTTTCACTAGTTTCTTGTAGGACAAGGTTCTCAGGCCTTTGTAGCTAAGATGTCCAAGCCTCCGATGCCATAATTCAGTCTCATCCTCTTCTGTAGCCTTAAAGCATGTTATAGCTTGAGTTTGCACTGATGCAAGCAAGATGAACATACGATTGGCAGACATGGCAGTCTGCATGATCAACCCTCTCATAGGGTGATAGATTTTGCACATGTCATGGTGAATCAAGATGGCCAAATTTTTCTCTTGCAATTGGCCAATACTAAGCAAATTGTTTTTCAATTCAGGAATGTAAAATACCTCACCAATCACCTGAGTTATCCCATCAATCTGTAACCTGATGCATCCCTTCCCCATTACTGCCATCTTCATGTTGTTGCCAAGTTTCACTACATGTCGGAATGACTCATCAAGGTTGAAAAACCATTGTTTGTTGCCACTCATGTGGTTGCTGCAGCCTGAGTCTAGGAACCAAACTTCCTCTCTTCTTGAGTTGTGGAGCTCCACATATGCCATTAACAACATCTCCTGCTCTTCATCAAGTTCTGCATAGTTAGCGCCTTTCTCCCAGCTAGGACACTCATATTGGAAGTGTCCCAGCTTATGGCACTTGAAGCACTCCACTACTGCTCTGTTGAATGGCTGCCTTCCACGACCCCTGCCTCTTCCTCTCACCATGCCTTGGCCTCTACCCCGGACTCCAATCCTCTCCTCATAGCTTACTTTCAGAGCTTGTTCTTCACTCCCATGGCCATTCATCCTTTGCTTATGGACCAGTAGACTACTTTGTAGTTCATCTACTGTCAATGTATCCAAATTATTGGATTCTTCCACCGAGCATACCACATAGTCAAACTTTGTGGTCATAGACCtcaaaattttctcaataaTGACCACCTGCTCCATTCTTTCTCCATGGATCTTCATTTTGTTGACAATTGTGAGAGTCCTGGCAAAGTAATCATCTACTTTCTCTCCTTCCTTCATCTGCAAGACTTCGAACTCTTTCCTGAGGGCTTGAAGCTGTGGACGCTTAACCCTAGTTGAACCTTGATATTTCTGTTTCATGGAATCCCAGATATGCTTGGCTGTATCTTTATTGAGGATTGTTTCCATGATTGTGCGGTCGATGGCCTGGAAGAGATAGTTCTTCGCCTTGAGATCTTTCAGCTTTTAATCCTCAATAGATTTGCGTTGACTCTCTGTCAACTCAGCTCCTTCTACTGGTATCGTGACTCCATTCTCGATCAATCCCCAATACTCCTTGGAGCGTAAGAAATTCTCCATCAACATGGCCCAGTGATCATAATGGCCATCAAATTTTGGGATCGCTGGCTGCACAAAGCTGCCCTCAGTTGCCATCCTCACTCACTCTTTTCttactcttctttctcttctctctcactcAGAAATCTAATCTTGGTCAGGCTCCGTGgtggagctctgataccatttgttaGAAACTTGTAACCCTAGACTTTACTCAACACACTCTGGAGCTCAAAGC
Protein-coding regions in this window:
- the LOC133715828 gene encoding L-type lectin-domain containing receptor kinase IX.1-like, which produces MMSESRSSSTQAICLCNIFFLIIFINFFSHFAHPLSFSIDQFDQSGNGVVCEGDAKFSSGVIELNTATNVGSTGHATYEEPLHLWDTATGSLADFTTHFTFVVDSGYSNFSDGFAFYLAPVGYGIPPNSGGGELGLFNTTTNFNLFSRNKIVTVEFDTWGDKDDGWDPAWPHIGININEISSVMYANWNASNIIGKIGNAWITYNATANNLTVFWTFKENTNPVFPGNTTSSLTYHVDLRKILPENVTIGFSASSRYLYGLYSLNSWAFNSTLLDNDIRRAESKGKKKILLILVIAVPGFILTLGAVIFWLMVLWNRRNKYSAEVSDLDWLAFPKRFAYQELFAATNGFADDRSLGQGGSGQVYKGLLQDLGGCTVAVKRIFARSDQQDEKVFINEVKIISRLIHRNLVQFIGWCHEQGECLLVYAYMPNTSLDTHLFGNRTTLQWDNRYKIALGLASALHYLHEDAEQCVLHRDIKPANVLLDDDFSTKLGDFGIAKLVDPRLRSQTRGVVGTFGYMAPEYATEGRASKESDMFSFGVLALEIACGRKTYQDGEYHVPLFRWVWQLFLAGNILDAADERLEMNYDRNEIKCLLIVGLWCTHPNNKERPKAGQVMKVIQHEAPLPELPHDMHNDPELPQPQYQSQIASSQISSTSSSYI